The Rhinolophus ferrumequinum isolate MPI-CBG mRhiFer1 chromosome 19, mRhiFer1_v1.p, whole genome shotgun sequence genome has a segment encoding these proteins:
- the B4GALT6 gene encoding beta-1,4-galactosyltransferase 6 isoform X3, with product MLQKQRLEFAFYVIEQTGTQPFNRAMLFNVGFQEAMKDSVWDCVIFHDVDHLPENDRNYYGCGEMPRHFAAKLDKYMYILPYKEFFGGVSGLTVEQFRKINGFPNAFWGWGGEDDDLWNRVHYAGYNVTRPEGDLGKYKSIPHHHRGEVQFLGRYKLLRYSKERQYIDGLNNLIYMPKILVDRLYTNISVNLMPELAPIEDY from the exons ATGCTCCAAAAACAGCGCCTGGAATTTGCCTTTTATGTCATTGAACAG ACCGGCACACAACCTTTTAACCGTGCAATGCTCTTCAATGTGGGCTTCCAAGAGGCCATGAAAGATAGTGTCTGGGACTGCGTCATCTTCCATGATGTGGATCACCTACCCGAAAACGACCGGAACTAttatggatgtggagaaatgcCACGTCATTTCGCAGCAAAACTggataaatacatgtatat tCTTCCATATAAAGAGTTTTTCGGTGGTGTAAGTGGACTGACAGTGGAACAATTTAGAAAGATCAATGGTTTTCCTAATGCCttctggggatggggaggagaagACGATGACCTTTGGAACAG AGTTCACTATGCTGGATATAATGTAACAAGACCAGAGGGGGacttagggaaatacaaatctaTTCCTCATCATCACCGAGGTGAAGTCCAGTTTTTAGGACG GTATAAATTACTAAGGTATTCAAAAGAGCGTCAGTACATCGATGGGTtgaacaatttaatatatatgccaaaaatacTGGTTGATAGGTTGTATACAAATATATCTGTAAACCTCATGCCAGAGTTAGCTCCAATCGAAGACTATTAA